The Deltaproteobacteria bacterium RIFCSPHIGHO2_02_FULL_44_16 nucleotide sequence CGGAATGAACACGAGGACGGGAAGTTTTAATTTGGCCACCCTTGGGGTGGCTCACAGCCGCCAAGCCTCCCCCTTTGGGGGAGCGTTATGACTTTTTTGCAAGTTCTTCCAAATGTTTTCTTCTGTCTGTTACTGAATCCAGTTTCATAATACGTTTTAGTTTGCTGTGAATAGCACACATAATTTTTTCCCCTTTTTTAGAGTCTTTAAAAGTGTCATCGCGAGCCCACTAACGCTCTAGTGACGGGCGTGGCGATCTCCTGAATGCACTGTTTGCAGGAGATTGCTTCGTCCCCTTCGACTTCGCTCAGGGTCCTCGCAATGACCTTGAGGTGATTCTTATGAAGCAACTACACCATCGACCATTTTGCCAACACCGGCAAAATGGTAATCTATCGCCAAGTTCTGTGACCCCGGCAGGAGTTGAACCTGCGACCCTCTGCTTAGGAGGCAGATGCTCTATCCACTGAGCTACGGGGCCAGACAAGCTGTTGATTTCATTCATACTTCACTAATGAGTGCACTGGGACATCTTTCATTTTTTTGCGACCATTCAAAAATAAAAGTTCGATGACAAAGGCGCATTCGATGACTTTCCCTCCTAATCGCTCCATCAAATGACACGCAGCACCAGCAGTGCCACCAGTTGCGAGAAGATCGTCGATGATTAAGACGCGATCCCCCTTTTCCACCGCATCATTATGAACTTCGATCGTCGCCGTTCCGTATTCAAGATCATACGACTTCTCAACCGTGTCATACGGAAGCTTTCCCTTTTTTCGAATCGGGATAAATGATGCTTTCAATTCTCGCGCAAGTGGAGCACCAAAAATAAATCCGCGCGATTCAATTGCTGCAATCACATCGATATGTTGATCACGATATCGTTTTACAAAAGCAGAAATAATCGTATCAAAAATTTCAAATTGTTGAAGGAGCGGTGTGATATCTTTAAAAAGAATTCCTGGTTTCGGAAAGTCCGGCACATCGCGCACAGAACATCGAATGAGTTCTTCCATCGTTTGCTCCTTTGATCTCTTTTGTTCTTTCATCTTTTTTTCTTCGGTAAAAAGAAAAGAGGATTGCGCGCTTGCTGACCTTGGCGCACTTCAAAGTGAAGATTTGGAGCTGTCGCTCTTCCGGTGCGACCAACAGTTGCAATGATCTCTCCTGTTTTTACCAACTCCCCTTTTTTCACACTGTTTTTTGTATTGTGA carries:
- a CDS encoding adenine phosphoribosyltransferase — encoded protein: MEELIRCSVRDVPDFPKPGILFKDITPLLQQFEIFDTIISAFVKRYRDQHIDVIAAIESRGFIFGAPLARELKASFIPIRKKGKLPYDTVEKSYDLEYGTATIEVHNDAVEKGDRVLIIDDLLATGGTAGAACHLMERLGGKVIECAFVIELLFLNGRKKMKDVPVHSLVKYE